One Aegilops tauschii subsp. strangulata cultivar AL8/78 chromosome 7, Aet v6.0, whole genome shotgun sequence genomic window carries:
- the LOC109767340 gene encoding F-box protein At5g18160-like has translation MPDWRGDTQLGDLPKELIDSILVLLPSKDVGRCRAISKSWRSITSTSEFMLEHHRRQPSLPIINGEGWPSSFVLFRQAGTSSSNQKLWPFNPGTRFHSDSCLQGTCDGLIIVNWGSRLYVCNPVIRKHILLQQPQAGQAYNRVSGFYRHHPTGEHRVLLVSTPCQGKSNLYVITVGSTDPRHVTVKMPIVLSSYVEHRFLVRLLPGSYCPPPVQHRGSLHWCPPCGTGDIPRGIGDIIVFDTEAESFRWMHTPAQPYSDKKLFEMKGELAFWGGRYSSSNIGLTVIDVWVMQDYKVGIWGFQYRIDLSTLEASRQLYLSSHKKKKKIPLHSALQWFNDVVLLNERELLIRFNSEHVLRCDTDGKFLGMVNIGKSQYRMMLTQYYLSESIIPIPSNDMQEDDEVPPFIGHI, from the coding sequence ATGCCGGACTGGAGAGGTGACACCCAGCTCGGGGACCTTCCCAAGGAGCTGATTGACAGCATACTCGTCCTGTTGCCGTCCAAGGACGTCGGCCGCTGCCGGGCCATCAGCAAGTCGTGGCGCAGTATCACCTCCACGTCTGAATTTATGCTTGAACACCATCGCCGCCAGCCGTCGCTCCCCATCATCAATGGGGAGGGCTGGCCTTCGAGTTTCGTCCTCTTCCGCCAGGCCGGCACCAGTTCCTCCAATCAAAAGCTCTGGCCATTCAACCCAGGCACCAGATTCCATTCAGATAGTTGCCTCCAGGGGACTTGTGATGGCTTGATCATCGTCAACTGGGGATCCCGGTTATACGTCTGCAACCCGGTCATCCGCAAACATATTCTCCTACAACAGCCTCAAGCTGGGCAGGCCTACAACCGAGTAAGCGGTTTCTACCGGCACCATCCAACAGGAGAACACAGGGTTCTCTTGGTCTCAACTCCATGTCAGGGTAAATCCAACTTATATGTCATCACGGTTGGATCTACCGATCCGAGACATGTCACAGTGAAAATGCCAATCGTCCTGTCATCTTATGTGGAACATAGGTTCCTGGTTAGGCTGCTCCCTGGGTCCTATTGTCCGCCACCAGTCCAGCACCGTGGTAGCCTACACTGGTGCCCTCCTTGTGGTACTGGTGATATTCCCAGAGGCATTGGAGACATTATTGTGTTTGACACAGAAGCCGAGTCATTCCGATGGATGCACACTCCTGCCCAGCCATACTCTGATAAGAAGTTGTTTGAGATGAAGGGGGAACTTGCTTTCTGGGGCGGCAGATACTCCAGCTCGAATATCGGTTTAACCGTCATCGATGTCTGGGTGATGCAGGATTACAAGGTCGGAATATGGGGTTTCCAGTACCGGATTGACCTCTCAACGTTGGAGGCATCACGGCAACTATATCTATCTTCtcacaaaaagaaaaagaaaataccACTTCATTCAGCACTACAATGGTTCAACGATGTGGTTCTGCTCAACGAGCGTGAGCTGCTGATAAGGTTTAATTCAGAACATGTGCTGCGTTGCGACACTGATGGTAAGTTTTTAGGTATGGTGAACATTGGGAAGAGTCAATATCGCATGATGCTCACCCAGTACTACCTCAGTGAGAGCATTATTCCAATTCCGTCCAATGATATGCAAGAAGATGACGAAGTGCCTCCGTTCATAGGGCATATCTAA